One window of Candidatus Eremiobacteraceae bacterium genomic DNA carries:
- a CDS encoding GMC family oxidoreductase N-terminal domain-containing protein — MAGPSLSQSECSVLVTLQSTFAPEDSDFATAAAAVERALLLLAPHRLAKLRALLRLLDGPWLSLLLIGRPARFAALTQDQRERLLLAMSDNPIAPLRTGFQAFKRLAGFMAYGAPDENNRNPMWPQIGYAGPRSDRRPAPTALPLFAVESGVIDADVVVVGSGAGGGVAAAVLAQAGRRVVVLEAGPSSDPAQFDQLEANAFGRFYLEAALCSSEDLSVAVLAGACVGGGTVINWCTSLRLPEMIAQQWSLASGGVDFDLGLAAHYDAVSARLRVEPAASHNENNAVLLRGCRAADLRAGVVPCNRSGCGEGCGYCGFGCAYGYKRSVAATYLLDAVAANAKVVAGAQVERVLVGDGMTRGVEAIISYESEAGGRMLCKSLRVNAPIVVVAAGSLRTPGILARSGVSSAHLGRHLYLHPTTAAFGQFEHPVQCWNGPMQSAYSDAFADLDDGYGAMIEAAPAHPGLMGLALPWRGRAAHSALMRDSRFDAALIALTRDRGEGSVSLDGRDDVTYSLSPYDAGHMLRALAGVTDILFAAGATKVTTLHTDPLELSIEHADSAGRRAFGDAIARRGAGPNRLGVFSAHQMGTCRMHADPARGVVNASGAVHGARGLFVADASVFPLSSGVNPMLTIMALAHRTASLISAL; from the coding sequence ATGGCCGGCCCTTCGCTCTCTCAGTCCGAGTGCAGCGTGCTCGTGACGCTGCAGAGCACATTTGCGCCCGAAGACTCAGATTTCGCGACAGCCGCAGCCGCCGTCGAACGAGCGCTCCTGCTTCTCGCGCCGCATCGCCTCGCCAAACTGCGCGCGTTGCTGAGGCTGCTCGACGGCCCGTGGCTCTCGCTGTTGCTTATCGGAAGGCCGGCACGGTTTGCCGCGTTGACGCAGGACCAGCGCGAACGACTGCTGCTGGCGATGTCCGACAACCCGATCGCGCCGCTGCGCACGGGATTCCAGGCTTTTAAGCGATTGGCCGGTTTTATGGCGTACGGCGCGCCCGACGAAAACAATCGCAATCCGATGTGGCCGCAGATCGGCTACGCCGGCCCGCGATCGGACCGGCGGCCTGCACCCACGGCGTTGCCGCTCTTCGCCGTAGAATCCGGCGTCATCGATGCGGACGTCGTCGTCGTCGGTTCCGGTGCGGGAGGCGGCGTTGCGGCCGCCGTTTTGGCGCAAGCCGGCAGGCGCGTCGTCGTGCTCGAGGCGGGGCCGTCATCGGATCCGGCGCAATTCGATCAGCTTGAGGCCAACGCGTTCGGCCGCTTCTACTTGGAGGCGGCGCTCTGCTCGTCGGAAGACCTTAGTGTCGCCGTCTTGGCGGGTGCATGCGTGGGCGGCGGCACCGTCATCAACTGGTGCACCAGTCTGCGGCTGCCCGAGATGATCGCGCAACAGTGGAGTTTGGCTAGCGGCGGTGTGGACTTCGATCTCGGGCTGGCCGCGCACTACGACGCCGTATCGGCGAGGCTGCGCGTGGAGCCGGCGGCATCGCACAACGAGAACAACGCGGTGCTGCTGCGAGGGTGCCGAGCTGCGGATCTGCGCGCCGGGGTCGTGCCGTGCAACCGTTCCGGATGCGGCGAAGGTTGCGGCTATTGCGGCTTCGGCTGCGCATATGGCTACAAGCGTTCCGTCGCCGCAACGTATCTGCTCGATGCGGTCGCGGCAAACGCCAAGGTCGTCGCCGGCGCGCAGGTCGAGCGCGTGCTCGTGGGCGACGGGATGACGCGCGGTGTGGAGGCGATCATCTCCTATGAGTCAGAGGCCGGCGGCCGGATGCTTTGCAAATCGTTGCGCGTCAACGCCCCTATCGTCGTTGTGGCGGCCGGCAGCTTGCGGACTCCGGGCATCTTAGCCCGCAGCGGTGTGTCGTCCGCACATCTGGGCCGGCATCTGTACCTGCACCCGACCACCGCCGCGTTCGGGCAGTTCGAACATCCGGTGCAGTGTTGGAACGGGCCGATGCAGTCCGCCTATTCCGACGCGTTCGCCGATCTCGACGACGGCTACGGCGCGATGATCGAGGCCGCGCCCGCGCATCCGGGACTCATGGGACTCGCTCTACCGTGGCGAGGAAGAGCGGCACATTCTGCGTTGATGCGTGACTCGCGCTTCGACGCCGCCCTGATCGCATTGACACGCGATCGCGGCGAAGGCTCGGTCTCGCTCGACGGCCGCGACGATGTGACGTATAGCCTGTCGCCGTACGACGCCGGCCACATGCTTCGCGCGCTGGCCGGTGTCACCGACATTCTCTTCGCGGCGGGCGCGACGAAAGTGACGACGTTGCACACGGATCCGCTCGAACTCTCGATCGAACACGCCGACTCCGCCGGGCGTCGCGCGTTCGGAGATGCGATCGCGCGCCGCGGCGCCGGGCCAAATCGGCTCGGCGTGTTCTCCGCGCATCAAATGGGGACGTGCCGGATGCATGCCGACCCGGCACGCGGCGTGGTGAACGCAAGCGGCGCCGTCCATGGCGCGCGCGGGTTGTTCGTGGCAGACGCGTCGGTCTTTCCGTTGTCGTCGGGGGTGAATCCCATGCTCACAATCATGGCGCTGGCGCACAGGACGGCGAGCTTGATTTCAGCGCTTTAG
- a CDS encoding proline dehydrogenase family protein, protein MTNIADFLIARPHLQRRLFFLARRFVPGETIESAVGAVRSLNADKLSATLDFLGEDVFNEADAAHTTETYINMIDAIGHAGVDSNVSVKLSAIGQAMSEDLAVANLNRIIERARPSNMFVRLDMEGSKTVDSTYRIMERARADYEHVGPVVQAYLRRASGDVDRLISAGVRVRLCKGAYGEPEDVAIQEMPLIRRNYAQLAEKLLGQGTYPGIATHDDYLIDAVRAFVERENIPSDRFEYQMLYGIRPEKQKAIVAGGYRMRVYVPFGTHWAGYFARRLGERKENVYFVLRSLFSR, encoded by the coding sequence ATGACCAACATCGCCGATTTTCTCATCGCGCGCCCTCATCTCCAACGGCGGCTGTTCTTTCTCGCACGGCGCTTCGTGCCCGGTGAGACGATCGAGAGCGCGGTCGGCGCGGTCCGCTCGCTCAACGCCGACAAGCTCTCCGCCACGCTCGATTTTCTTGGTGAAGACGTCTTCAACGAGGCCGACGCCGCGCACACCACCGAGACCTACATCAACATGATCGACGCCATCGGTCACGCCGGCGTCGACTCCAACGTCTCTGTCAAGCTTAGCGCGATCGGGCAAGCGATGAGTGAGGATCTCGCCGTCGCAAATCTCAATCGAATCATCGAGCGCGCCAGACCTTCGAACATGTTCGTCCGTCTCGACATGGAGGGCTCGAAAACGGTCGATTCCACGTATCGCATCATGGAGCGCGCCCGTGCGGACTACGAGCACGTCGGCCCCGTCGTGCAGGCTTATCTTCGCCGAGCTTCAGGCGACGTCGATCGCCTGATCAGCGCGGGCGTGCGGGTGCGCCTTTGCAAAGGCGCGTACGGAGAGCCGGAGGACGTGGCGATTCAGGAGATGCCGCTCATCCGCCGCAACTACGCGCAGCTTGCCGAAAAGCTGCTCGGACAGGGCACGTACCCGGGCATCGCCACGCACGACGACTATCTCATTGACGCCGTCCGCGCGTTCGTCGAGCGCGAGAACATCCCGTCGGACCGGTTCGAATATCAGATGCTCTACGGCATCCGCCCGGAAAAACAGAAGGCGATCGTCGCCGGCGGCTATCGGATGCGCGTATACGTGCCGTTCGGCACGCACTGGGCGGGCTATTTCGCGCGTAGGCTCGGCGAGCGCAAAGAGAACGTCTATTTCGTCTTGCGGAGCTTGTTCAGCCGTTGA